The DNA sequence CTGAGACCACACCACTTCCTGAACGCATCTCTGCGCCACCTAAATGCCTGCTGAGACCATGtgaaacgtttatgacataccATATTTCATTAAGTAGTTTGCTGCAGTCCAAATAAGgcatattttgttgttttaagaatattgtactttatatttttatttttgagtgTTATGTGTTGGTGTTTTGTCTAAATGTTCTTTCCCTATCTAATACAATGTAAATTGAATCTAATCTGTGACTCTACTGTGTGATATATTCTGCCCATCCATTCAACTTCATCTGGGGTCAAGTCACGGGGGCAGCaactccagcaggggaccccaaactttccCTTTCAACACCCATGTTACCATTGTATTTatgcttttctttaaacattaagttgttgTAGTAGATTAGTCCTTATGGGTTTAGCCTAATGATCTTTAGAGTTTttatttaaacctgcattcattCTTTCTTCATCTCCAGAGTAAGGTCTGACTACACAGCTTATCATTCAGGGATATGGGAAAAACTCTCTGGcttgtttacatttttcaaaccaatcacaattgtcttgggcagcgctaagccccCATGCAGCGAtggtgcccttgcaaaataggTATCTAAGGCAGAGGAAAATGCCTTAAAGCTTTATCCCAGCACTATACATCTGGTGAGCCAGACTAGCAAACAGCTGCCAtgatttacacatccagcagacaggGATCAACATtcacattcatttggagttaCATTTCTGAATGTAAGTTCAATATTACATTTTCCTTTAGCtcagttttggtctccaccaactcttgTGCTGGCTCTTTATATCTGTGATTTTAGTGACAATTGGTTTATCGGGGcttttttgttgaaaacaaCTGCCTGCTGCATCTAAAAGCAACGCTTATGAGCGTGCTGAGGGTGAAATCACAAATATCACATGCaaatgaaaaggaaataaaCACTTGATGGAGACGAAGTTCCACTTTATTCATTTCAGGGTAGCAAACATATTAATGTTCTGTGATATAAGTgatttaaattacattgtaaagAAAGTGAACTGAATTGTGTTTACATTGATTTTCCAATTTGTTTAGTAAAAGTAGGCCACAAATAACAGCACAACTTATGGCTTCTATAAGCTACCAGTGCCAATTAATACAAAATACCATAGGTCAAAATAAATATCACTTTCCTCTACAAATGTTTCAACATTCTTATGACATTCCTTTATTCCACACTTGACTCCTTTCTATTTCTACACGTTCTTGTACAGAGGGCAGTTTCACTTAACTTGGTTCACTTAATTGGTTCTGGTTAAATACATTGACTGGGAGTTAGACTGTTAACAGTTAGATTATGTGTATGAAGTCAATATTGTAGCGGATGTTGTAGATGTTGAGTGCATGAGCTGATGATGATATTCACACAATCCTCCCCTGAAGCAGTGGACGGCTCTCGCCAGGTGACTGTCTGCTCAACAAGTTCCACAACATCAAAGGCACAGATGTTACCACTGAGCTCCTTCCATTACTGTCACCATGGTCTTCTCTTAGTGGCTGATACTGCTTGAACCGCCTGtttaaaaacatgaaacagGTGAGGAAAGTTAAATGTATAAGTTTATATGGCATGGAATAAAGGCCAACATgtcaaaaagaaacaaaatcatgaaaattaaacaagaaatgaaaactgtaaagaaaaaaaagtgagctATACTCACTTTGGtgataactttttttattatttataaattaaattagtAAATTAGGTACTCACCTGTACATCAAACCAATACAACAGACAACACAGGCGAGAACCATAACCCCCAGGACTGTGGCTGCAGTTCCAGCTGGGGAACCACTGGAGGCTGAAATTGAAGCCCATCATACAAATGAGAGAATAATCTATAGATTGAGTACTTTAGTGGTTATTAATTCATTTTTCTTCCACCCACCTAATGCTACACTGACTCTAGCACTTGCCATAGCAAGACTGACATCATTGGTCAAGGAGACATTGATGCAAAATACTCCAGAGTCATTGAAGAACTGACGAAGGACCATTTGACAGTCTGGAGAGGGTGTAGCTGCATTACAGACTGTTGCCAAGGGTGTGATACAGTCAGCATCTGAAATGACTGTGCAGACCTCACTTGGCAGACTGAAGGAAGGATAGTGAAGAAGACATTTACAAGGAGAACAATCATAAGTGGATAAATTATTCTTATAAACGTGTTTTTTTGTGCTAAACATAATACATAATTACAATTTACATATCAACTTTGGTGTACGCTCACTAGAAGATCATTGTTATGAAGACCATTAGTCCAAATCAATACACTGAACATCAGTAAGTGAACCTcttgactgtgtctgtgtgctctcTATATTGAGTTGATGAATTTTACTACTCACCTTCCCTGACAGGTAATGGTGACGTCCACAGCATTCTGATCCAACTCAGTCGTCATTGCTACTACGTTGGACATCTGTACAATCTGTACACTCTCAATACCCTCTGTAGGGTTGAAAAGGGCCAAAAGAGagattttaacactaaaaaATCATACTGTTTCTATTTAAGCTAAATATCATCTGTTGAGGTTTGAACTGCCATTGTTACAAAAACTGTATTGACTTACGGACAACATCTAGAGAGGTGGCGAGGGAGCCATAACGGTAAACCATGCAGCCAGCTGTCAGCTCTGGTGCTTGTCTTTTAGCCACAACGAGGGCAACCTGTGCTGGATCTGTTTCGACCTCTGCTTGAACTTCACCTTCAGCTGCAAGGGCCTCTTCAACGCCTGCTGGTTGCTCTGGAAAAATCACAGAATCTTTTGTGATAATACTTTTGTTGCAAGAGCCACCTTTTTAATTTGTGCATATTTATTTTAGTGTACCGAAAACACAAACCTGCAGGAGCTGCAGTAACTGCAACTTCATTCTCAGTTGCCTGTATTTCGGCCTCGGTATCATCAGCTGGTGCTGCCTCTTCTACAGCTGTGGTCTCAGTGGCAGCAGGAGCTACAACGTTATCAGCAGGGGCTTCTGTTTCAGTTTGAACAACCTCTGCAGCAGCCtcaacaacagcagcatcaACAGCTACAGCATCGGCAGCAGggacatcagcagcagcagggacaTCAACAGCAGCAGggacatcagcagcagcagggacatcagcagcagcagggacatcagcagcagcagcgacatcagcagcagcagcgacatcagcagcagcagggacatcagcagcagcagggacatcagcagcagcagcgacatcagcagcagcagcgacatcagcagcagcggcggcatCAACATCAGCAGCCACATCACCTTCTTGCTCTACAGCTACTTCTGCTGCAGGAGCAACAGTGACAGCGCCAGCAACTTCAGCTACAGCTTCTTCTCCCTCTGCAACAGGTGCaactgaagcagcagcagcagcagcatcaatCACGGGCGCATTTTCTTCAGTTGCATCTGTAACTACTGCGGTTTCATCTGCAGCTGCTGTATCAGCATCTGCCGGCTCTTCAGCTACAGGTACGACAGGGGCAACAGTGGCCATCTCACCTGCAGCTGGATCTGCGTCCTCGGCAGCAACATCTGCTTCTGCAGCAGGGGCAGCGGTGTCGGCGGGATCTTGTTCCTCCGGAACAACAGCTGCGTCGACTCCTGCAGGCGCTACTGAGGCGACCTCTACTGCCTCTGTGTCAACGACTGCTTCTCCATTTTCTGCTTCACCTGGCTGCACAGAAGCAGCGAGCGGAGTGGTGTCAGAAGCAGGAACGTCCAAAGCAATTGCATCTCCTCCCTCGGCTGGTACTGCTGGGTCAGCTGCAGGGGTGGAGGCCATCACGACTACTGCTGTAGCAGCAGAGGCATCAATAGGAGCAACTGAAAGAAAAGTTTAAAACAACTTAGTTCAGACTTCTTTTAGGAaagcatgtatgtatgtctaaAAGACAAAAGGGAATTAGTAGTTTAAAATCTCACCAGCAGTGGGGTTTCCGCAGCCATTGGAGATGCTTGCCATCAGGACCACCTGAGGTTTGAAGGTTCCGACAGtgaggtatgtgtgtgtgacggtgGTTTCTCTGGAGATCAGAGTACCGGTGCTGTCACCGAAGTCCCAGCTGAAGCTGATGTCGGCGCCGTTGAGATACTGGCTGGGATCATGGAGCTTGACGTTGAAAGCAATGGCTCGGTTCTGGATGAAGTTCTGGTCCTCCTGGTTTACATCGTTGACTTGGGCGAGTGACATAGTGAAGGGAATCTGGTCTGATAATGGAGTGAAAGACGAAGAGTTGTTATGATGAGGCttgttaaagaaaaaacaatattgtAGAATAATTTTCCTCAAGTTAGGTTAGATAGGTAACCTGTGATGGCGAAGACCGTGGAGGCGTAGCCGAGAGGGATAAATGTGTCTTTGCCACGGCTGTGATAGATGACAACCTCCATGTTGTAGGAGCCAAGGGGGACGTTGTCTGTTCCGATAGTAAGGGAGGAGGACGGTCCGTCTGCCACCTGCCAGTAGCGCCCTTCAATACAGCAACATTGTGTTTATTTAGAGTGGTCTGGTAATCACAGCAAAATGAATTGAAGtcacacattttggagacactCCAGGTGTCACTTTCATTATATAGTACATGAGATGCAATTGTAATGATAAtcaagtaattaaaaaaaaaagtctgccaAACAGACagcaacagaaataaaaaaaaatctgaattgtgCTAAAGAACAGACAAAACTGGGAAGAATGTCTCCAAAGTTTGTGAAATTTAGCACACAATAGCTTCTTCTTAGATGGTTGTGTTAGACTTAATGACTTGTTTACCAAAACAGGTAAGCCTaatgatataaaataaaaatggcaaaCTGAGACTACTGTTGTACTGTACATCTTGCAGATAATATTAACTATTTACAGAATAAGTTAATAAGATCATGTTATTGAGAACAGCACaattaaaacatgtattttctgcaATAGTGTGTCTTTAGATGGAACAGGTGATGACAAATATAATTGTCAGAGATTAGCACAGATAAGATGTAAGATCAGACTAAAAAGGCTTTGTTTGTGATACTGCCTGGGGCAAATGCCTGGAGGAGAAACTTACCCTATTTTCTTTCAGAGCCCCATTTATGGTCTGTTCTTTGTCTCTATGGCGATTTTAtcaaataatgtaatgtagtcaAAGCTGCATTTGGAAGATTTGGGTGTTTGACATTAATTATAGCTAAGGAGCAGCCTAAGTTTTTAACAgactaaatattaatattataaaaatgtaatatcttTACCCCATGTCTTCCACACAAACACGTAGTGGGGTTTCTTGTTCTGGCTCCTGGAGAACGGTGTACCATCAGGGAAAACTCCGGTCGACTGGGTTCCCCGGTCAGGATACACAGCCTGACCCTCCTGGTACTGTTGACCTGAAAAAAGACGACATAGATCATACATCAATAGCAATAACAGATGTGATGATTCAAACTATAACACTACATGTCAATATGAGGCAACAcaggtaataaaataaaataagagtcAATTTGTCCTAGAATAATGAAACTAGCACAATTTCAAAATCACACTGGTTTAGTTATGATAGTCAGTGGTTTAACTGGTAATTCACAGAataatttgttcttttttataatcatttatacattctttaaattaaatactattatactattttttaaaccattttgtATATGAAAGTCTAAAAACAATTGCATTTCTTTAGAAAAGACCATGTCAAACACTTTTCATGACATGAAGATCATTTTGTAGCCAAATCAGTTGCTTTACTGGAAAGCTTTGCTTACCATTGATGGTGCAGTTTTGCGCCCAGACCACCTGGCCATCAGGGAGTGCTGTCTGGTTTGGTGGGAAGTTAAGATTAATATTGAAGGTTGCTCTTGCTCCAGTCAGTGTGGGTGCATCGTTTTTCAGATCAAAAGTTACTTCACCACctggaaaaaaaagggaaaagattACTCATGATTTAACATCTTTAGATTGGCTGGCAGACAgaattttgaaaagaaattctgtttttgtgaaatGGAGGCTTATGGAGGAATATGGGCTCACCAAACCAACAGTTCCTGAATCTCTGGTCTCCATCTTTCCACACCGGATACATTCGTGAGTTCCATGAGCGATAACGTGTGAACTGACTTCTAGACCCTGGAAGAAACATCACACACTCTTTCAGGAAAAGAAGCTACATCTTGCAACTCATGCTAATATCCCAAGTATCATCAATAACCaacacattatttaaaaaaataaaaatccttcCTTAGctgcaaaaatgtatttcagttttcTTTGTGTAGATCATAtatcatttatattttgtttggCAGATACCATTAACTACTAATTTCAGTAGAATTTGAGTTGTGTTAAAAGAGGCACAACTTATTTGTTATCTTggactttttatatttgcacTCTTCACACTTTGTATTGCAACTGTTATAATCAAGCAGGTTTTGAACTTAATACAGATGCTTATGTAAACGAGAGCAGGTCCATGTTTTTGGTGTTGAGGAGGGGGAAGTGTGAGGGTTCTTAACGGTGGGAGTCACACGACCTGCAATCCCCCTCAATCCCTTTCATGTGACTATCAGCTGAGCAGCAGCATCAGTAATCCCAGTGAGAGGAATGAGGGATCCCAGTCAACTGGCTCACTGGTTTTTTTTCAGcttgtgatatgtgtgtgtgtgtgtgtgtgtgtgtgtgtgtgtaatttgcaTGAAATACCCTCACAATAACAGGACAAATGGTCTTCAAATTTCCAAGTGAGAAAAGAACTTTAtgaattacagtacagtattctGAATCACACACCTTAGAACATATTTGAGGCTATAGTCATGAATGCAAATTGGCATAAAAAACAGCATAAAATTGGCATGTAAAAGTTTGTCCATCTTCCCTCTCTTTAGTGTGGCGTGTGTGAGCATGAAATAAGTGTGAAAAGAAAGACCAATCTATTTGCTGGTCAATTTGTAGTCCAAACAAAGAAATACTAACATTTTACCATGTAATTGAGGGGAAagcagaaatgtgttaatttacattagtcacagaaaaaaaaaaattactttccctgttgttaaactgtgttgGTATAGCGGTCTTAcatcacacacagaaaaaactcTATCTTAacaaataatttagtttttttcttgaaCAAATTAGAAGAATTGTGCTAATAGGGTAATTTCACTTTATCCCTATTCAGTTTCACTTGGTTTAGATATTTTGTAAATGTCAAATTAGATAGAAAAGTTCAATGTAGTTGGActgagaaaaacatgttttctttttcttttcacagtCACAAAGGGAGTATGAACAGACAAACACCAAAAATACAGGATGAAACAAAACATATACTGCCAGTTCATATAAAATACAACAGTATGTATCTATATATTCCAGTCCAAAAACTGAAAAGAATGTCAAACAAGTTGTTTTCTGATGGGGAAAAAAGTACTCACTTATCGCAGTGGCAAATGTAAAAGCCAAAACCAGCAGCACCAGTTCCAGAGTCCTCAT is a window from the Perca flavescens isolate YP-PL-M2 chromosome 4, PFLA_1.0, whole genome shotgun sequence genome containing:
- the pmela gene encoding premelanosome protein a; the protein is MYPVWKDGDQRFRNCWFGGEVTFDLKNDAPTLTGARATFNINLNFPPNQTALPDGQVVWAQNCTINGQQYQEGQAVYPDRGTQSTGVFPDGTPFSRSQNKKPHYVFVWKTWGRYWQVADGPSSSLTIGTDNVPLGSYNMEVVIYHSRGKDTFIPLGYASTVFAITDQIPFTMSLAQVNDVNQEDQNFIQNRAIAFNVKLHDPSQYLNGADISFSWDFGDSTGTLISRETTVTHTYLTVGTFKPQVVLMASISNGCGNPTAVAPIDASAATAVVVMASTPAADPAVPAEGGDAIALDVPASDTTPLAASVQPGEAENGEAVVDTEAVEVASVAPAGVDAAVVPEEQDPADTAAPAAEADVAAEDADPAAGEMATVAPVVPVAEEPADADTAAADETAVVTDATEENAPVIDAAAAAASVAPVAEGEEAVAEVAGAVTVAPAAEVAVEQEDVPAAVDVPAAADVPAADAVAVDAAVVEAAAEVVQTETEAPADNVVAPAATETTAVEEAAPADDTEAEIQATENEVAVTAAPAEQPAGVEEALAAEGEVQAEVETDPAQVALVVAKRQAPELTAGCMVYRYGSLATSLDVVQGIESVQIVQMSNVVAMTTELDQNAVDVTITCQGSLPSEVCTVISDADCITPLATVCNAATPSPDCQMVLRQFFNDSGVFCINVSLTNDVSLAMASARVSVALASSGSPAGTAATVLGVMVLACVVCCIGLMYRRFKQYQPLREDHGDSNGRSSVVTSVPLMLWNLLSRQSPGESRPLLQGRIV